A window of Rufibacter sp. LB8 contains these coding sequences:
- the rpsS gene encoding 30S ribosomal protein S19, which yields MARSLKKGPYIDYRLDRKVQTMDESGKKSVIKTWSRRSMISPDFVGHTFAVHNGNKFIPVYVTENMVGHKLGEFAPTRNFRGHIAKKDKGKR from the coding sequence ATGGCAAGATCATTAAAAAAAGGGCCTTATATTGACTACAGGCTCGATAGAAAGGTGCAGACAATGGATGAGTCTGGAAAGAAGTCAGTGATCAAAACTTGGTCACGTCGTTCTATGATCTCTCCAGATTTTGTAGGCCACACGTTTGCAGTACACAATGGCAATAAGTTTATTCCTGTGTATGTAACAGAAAACATGGTAGGGCACAAATTAGGTGAATTTGCTCCTACCAGAAACTTCAGAGGCCATATTGCTAAGAAAGATAAAGGTAAAAGATAA
- the rplV gene encoding 50S ribosomal protein L22: MEAVAKLNNVPSSPRKMRLVANLIRGKKVTQALGLLKFTPNAGAPKLEKLLLSALSNWQAANEDARIEDANLYIKEIRVDEGKMLKRLRPAPQGRGHRIRKRSNHVTLVIDSKVEAETVETSTSNEAK, from the coding sequence ATGGAAGCGGTAGCTAAATTGAATAATGTACCAAGCTCACCGCGTAAGATGAGATTGGTGGCGAACTTGATCCGCGGTAAGAAAGTTACCCAGGCTTTAGGTTTATTGAAGTTTACACCAAATGCCGGCGCTCCTAAACTGGAGAAACTTCTTTTGTCTGCTTTATCTAACTGGCAAGCAGCCAATGAGGATGCCCGCATTGAAGATGCTAATCTATATATCAAAGAGATTAGAGTAGATGAAGGGAAAATGCTGAAGCGTTTACGCCCTGCTCCCCAAGGCCGTGGCCACAGAATTAGAAAAAGATCAAACCACGTTACGTTGGTGATTGACTCTAAAGTGGAAGCGGAAACAGTTGAAACATCTACCTCTAACGAAGCCAAATAG
- the rpsC gene encoding 30S ribosomal protein S3: MGQKVNPVGLRLGIVKGWDSNWFGGKDFADKLIEDEKIRKYILARIPKGGISKIIIERTLKRITITINTARPGVVIGKGGAEVDKIKEELKKITNKDVQINIFEIKRPELDAKLVGESVAQQLQARISFRRAMKQAIASAIRVGAEGIKIQVSGRLGGAEMARTEHYKEGRTPLHTLRADIDYALSEAQTVYGKLGIKVWIFKGEVFGKRDLSPNAGQQSGPGQSAGPRSERSDRGGNDRGDRRDNNRNKRPGDANQKRGGGGGPKRK, from the coding sequence ATGGGACAAAAAGTTAATCCAGTAGGCCTGAGACTAGGTATTGTTAAAGGCTGGGACTCTAATTGGTTCGGAGGAAAGGATTTCGCTGATAAGCTTATTGAGGATGAGAAAATCCGTAAATACATCCTGGCCCGTATCCCAAAAGGAGGCATTTCAAAGATCATCATTGAAAGAACCCTTAAAAGAATCACCATTACCATTAACACTGCCCGTCCAGGCGTAGTGATTGGTAAAGGCGGTGCAGAGGTTGATAAAATCAAAGAAGAGCTGAAGAAAATCACCAACAAAGATGTTCAAATCAACATCTTTGAAATTAAGCGTCCTGAATTAGATGCTAAATTGGTAGGTGAATCAGTAGCACAACAACTACAGGCTCGCATCTCTTTCAGAAGAGCAATGAAGCAGGCAATTGCCTCTGCTATTCGAGTAGGCGCTGAAGGTATCAAAATTCAGGTGTCTGGTCGTTTAGGCGGAGCTGAAATGGCCCGTACTGAGCACTACAAAGAAGGTCGCACCCCATTGCATACATTGAGAGCTGACATTGACTATGCTTTATCTGAAGCACAGACTGTATATGGCAAGCTTGGCATCAAGGTGTGGATCTTCAAAGGTGAAGTATTCGGCAAGCGTGACTTATCTCCTAATGCTGGTCAACAGAGCGGCCCAGGTCAGTCTGCCGGTCCTCGCAGCGAAAGAAGCGATAGAGGTGGCAATGACCGCGGAGATCGCAGAGACAACAACCGCAATAAGCGCCCAGGTGATGCAAACCAGAAGCGTGGTGGTGGCGGTGGCCCAAAGCGCAAGTAG
- the rplP gene encoding 50S ribosomal protein L16, whose translation MLQPKRTKYRKMQKGRVHGLAHRGSTISFGSFAIKSLEASWITSRQIEAARIAMTRAMKREGQVWIRIFPDKPITKKPAEVRMGKGKGSPEYWVAVVKPGTIMFESDGVTLEVAQESLRLAAQKLPVRTKFVVRRDYVEK comes from the coding sequence ATGTTACAGCCAAAACGGACGAAATATAGAAAGATGCAGAAAGGCCGTGTCCACGGTCTAGCGCATAGAGGAAGCACAATTTCCTTTGGTTCTTTCGCCATTAAATCATTAGAAGCCTCTTGGATCACCAGCCGTCAGATTGAAGCGGCTCGTATTGCAATGACACGTGCCATGAAACGGGAAGGCCAAGTATGGATTCGTATTTTCCCTGACAAACCTATTACTAAAAAGCCTGCAGAGGTTCGTATGGGTAAGGGTAAAGGATCTCCAGAGTATTGGGTAGCTGTGGTAAAACCAGGTACCATTATGTTTGAGTCTGATGGAGTGACGCTAGAAGTAGCACAAGAGTCTTTGAGACTGGCTGCACAAAAGCTTCCGGTAAGAACAAAGTTTGTGGTACGTAGAGATTACGTTGAGAAATAG
- the rpmC gene encoding 50S ribosomal protein L29, translating to MKQSEIKALSLAEVKEQLTAERSNLLNLKFAHAISPLENPSRIKHTRKTIARLETQLRSLELNG from the coding sequence ATGAAGCAATCAGAAATTAAAGCTCTTTCACTGGCAGAAGTGAAAGAGCAATTAACCGCAGAGAGAAGCAACTTGTTGAACTTGAAGTTTGCCCATGCTATCTCTCCCCTTGAAAATCCTTCAAGAATTAAGCATACAAGAAAAACCATCGCCAGACTAGAGACGCAACTGCGTTCTTTAGAGCTCAATGGCTAA
- the rpsQ gene encoding 30S ribosomal protein S17 — METRNLRKEKTGRVVSNKMDKSITVMVESKVKHPIYGKFVSKSKKFMAHDENNECGIGDTVRIMETRPLSKNKCWRLIEIVERAK; from the coding sequence ATGGAGACGAGAAATCTAAGAAAAGAAAAAACTGGACGCGTGGTAAGTAACAAGATGGACAAGTCCATCACTGTTATGGTAGAAAGCAAAGTGAAACACCCTATTTATGGGAAATTTGTTTCTAAGTCCAAGAAGTTTATGGCCCATGATGAGAACAACGAGTGCGGTATTGGTGATACCGTGCGCATCATGGAAACTAGACCATTGAGCAAAAACAAGTGCTGGCGCTTAATTGAAATCGTAGAAAGAGCTAAATAA
- the rplN gene encoding 50S ribosomal protein L14 → MIQQESRLTVADNSGAKEVLCIRVLGGTGKKYASVGDKIVVTVKAALSSGNVKKGTVHKAVIVRTKKEVRRKDGSYIRFDDNAAVLLNNNDEPRGTRIFGPVARELRERQFMKIVSLAPEVI, encoded by the coding sequence ATGATACAACAAGAATCTAGACTTACTGTTGCTGATAACAGCGGAGCAAAAGAGGTCCTGTGCATCCGGGTATTGGGTGGTACAGGAAAAAAATACGCCTCTGTTGGTGATAAAATTGTTGTTACCGTAAAAGCTGCTCTTTCTTCAGGTAACGTTAAAAAAGGAACTGTTCACAAAGCAGTGATTGTTCGCACCAAGAAAGAAGTTCGTCGCAAAGACGGATCTTATATTCGTTTTGATGACAACGCAGCAGTGTTGTTGAATAACAATGATGAGCCACGTGGTACACGTATTTTTGGGCCTGTAGCCCGTGAACTACGTGAAAGACAGTTTATGAAAATTGTTTCTTTGGCTCCTGAAGTAATTTAA
- the rplX gene encoding 50S ribosomal protein L24 translates to MSKHKLHVKKGDTVKVIAGDDKGKTGTITSVLTDKQKVVVEGLNLVSKHQKPSAKNPNGGIVKLEAPIHASNVMVVEPATNVATRTGKKLNNDGKLQRYSKKSGNLI, encoded by the coding sequence ATGTCAAAGCATAAACTTCATGTGAAAAAAGGCGACACTGTAAAAGTGATCGCAGGTGATGACAAGGGTAAAACCGGAACTATTACTTCTGTTCTTACTGATAAGCAGAAAGTAGTGGTAGAAGGCTTAAACCTAGTATCTAAGCACCAAAAGCCAAGCGCTAAAAATCCTAACGGTGGAATTGTAAAGTTGGAGGCTCCTATCCATGCCAGTAATGTCATGGTAGTAGAACCTGCTACCAATGTAGCCACAAGAACGGGTAAGAAGCTGAACAATGATGGGAAGCTACAACGTTATTCCAAAAAATCTGGAAACTTAATCTAA
- the rplE gene encoding 50S ribosomal protein L5 yields MAARLKDKYTKEIVPALKEKFQYKSIMQVPKITKISINRGIGNAVADKKLVDIGVDELTIIAGQKAVQTKAKNSISNFKLREGMPIGARVTLRGERMYEFLDRLVTIALPRVRDFKGINDKGFDGRGNYTLGVKEQIIFPEISIDKIKSIAGMDITFVTSAATDEESLELLRAFGLPFATLKK; encoded by the coding sequence ATGGCAGCTAGACTAAAAGATAAGTACACAAAAGAGATTGTGCCTGCATTGAAAGAGAAATTTCAATACAAGAGCATAATGCAAGTGCCAAAAATTACCAAAATCAGCATTAATAGAGGTATTGGTAATGCCGTGGCAGACAAGAAGCTAGTTGACATTGGAGTAGATGAGCTAACTATCATTGCAGGTCAGAAAGCTGTTCAAACCAAAGCTAAGAACTCAATCTCTAACTTTAAGTTAAGAGAAGGTATGCCAATTGGGGCACGGGTTACTTTGCGGGGCGAGAGAATGTATGAATTCTTAGACCGTTTGGTTACTATTGCTTTACCAAGGGTTCGTGACTTCAAAGGTATCAACGACAAGGGTTTTGACGGACGCGGAAATTACACCTTAGGTGTAAAAGAGCAAATCATCTTCCCTGAGATCAGTATTGATAAAATTAAATCAATTGCTGGTATGGATATCACCTTTGTTACCTCAGCTGCTACAGACGAAGAAAGCCTTGAGTTATTGAGAGCTTTTGGTTTACCTTTCGCAACTTTAAAGAAATAA
- the rpsN gene encoding 30S ribosomal protein S14 — translation MAKESAKARELKRQKLVAKYATKRAQLKAAGDYEALDKLPKDASPVRLHNRCKLTGRPRGYMRKFGISRVTFREMASAGKIPGVTKASW, via the coding sequence ATGGCTAAAGAATCAGCAAAAGCAAGAGAGCTCAAAAGACAAAAGTTAGTTGCCAAGTATGCAACTAAAAGAGCTCAGTTAAAAGCTGCTGGCGATTATGAGGCTCTAGATAAATTGCCTAAAGACGCTTCTCCTGTACGTTTACATAACAGATGTAAACTAACTGGCAGACCAAGAGGCTATATGAGGAAGTTTGGCATCTCTCGTGTTACCTTCAGAGAGATGGCTTCAGCAGGCAAGATTCCTGGAGTAACGAAGGCTAGCTGGTAA
- the rpsH gene encoding 30S ribosomal protein S8: protein MHSDPIADYLTRLRNAIKANHRIVEIPASKIKKELTKVLYEKGYIQSYKFDDSSIQGSIKIALKYDPATKQSAIVKLERVSKPGLRKYVHLDEMPRVLNGYGIAILSTSKGVITDKEAKGLNVGGEVLCYVY, encoded by the coding sequence ATGCATTCAGATCCGATAGCAGATTATTTAACTAGACTACGGAATGCCATCAAGGCAAATCACCGTATAGTTGAAATTCCGGCTAGCAAAATAAAAAAGGAATTAACCAAAGTTCTTTACGAGAAAGGTTATATCCAGAGTTACAAGTTCGATGATAGTTCTATTCAGGGCAGTATTAAAATTGCTTTGAAGTATGATCCAGCTACCAAGCAGTCTGCTATCGTTAAGCTTGAGAGAGTCAGTAAGCCGGGACTCCGTAAGTATGTGCATCTAGATGAGATGCCAAGAGTGTTAAACGGATATGGCATAGCCATTCTGTCTACCTCTAAAGGTGTCATCACAGACAAAGAGGCCAAAGGTCTTAATGTAGGTGGTGAAGTATTGTGTTACGTGTATTAA
- the rplF gene encoding 50S ribosomal protein L6 — protein sequence MSRIGKLPITLPQGVEVLVNQDNLVTVKGPKGTLSSQVDTDITVAIEDGVLTVSRPTEQKRHKALHGLYRSIINNMVIGVSTGYKLTLELIGVGYKATTVGQNLELALGYSHNIYVGLPPEISAVAVTEKGKAPVITLEGIDKQLIGQVAAKIRSLRKVEPYKGKGIRFMGEVVRRKAGKTASK from the coding sequence ATGTCGCGGATAGGAAAACTGCCAATTACGCTCCCACAAGGTGTGGAGGTGTTGGTTAACCAGGATAACCTGGTTACAGTGAAAGGACCTAAAGGTACCCTTTCTTCACAAGTTGATACGGACATTACTGTTGCTATTGAAGACGGCGTACTCACAGTATCTCGTCCAACAGAGCAAAAAAGACACAAAGCACTTCATGGTTTGTATCGTTCTATTATCAATAACATGGTTATTGGAGTGAGCACAGGATATAAGCTAACGTTAGAACTTATTGGTGTTGGTTATAAGGCTACTACCGTAGGTCAAAACTTGGAACTGGCTTTGGGTTACTCACACAATATTTACGTAGGATTGCCTCCTGAGATTTCAGCCGTAGCTGTAACAGAAAAAGGTAAGGCTCCTGTAATCACCTTAGAAGGTATTGATAAGCAGTTGATTGGTCAGGTGGCCGCTAAAATCCGCTCTTTACGGAAAGTTGAACCTTACAAAGGTAAAGGTATTCGGTTTATGGGCGAGGTTGTTAGAAGAAAAGCTGGTAAAACTGCTTCTAAATAA
- the rplR gene encoding 50S ribosomal protein L18: protein MAFDKAKRRLRIRRSIRNKVSGTAQRPRLSVFRSNKAIYAQLIDDVNGITLASSSSSTVEAEATGTKSAASSSVGRDIAAKALANGITEVVFDRGGYLYHGRVKSLAEGAREAGLKF, encoded by the coding sequence ATGGCATTCGATAAAGCAAAAAGAAGACTGAGAATTCGTCGCAGCATCCGTAACAAGGTGTCAGGCACAGCTCAGCGTCCACGTCTGTCTGTATTCAGAAGCAATAAAGCTATTTATGCGCAGCTGATTGATGATGTGAATGGTATTACATTGGCAAGTTCATCCTCTTCTACCGTTGAAGCAGAAGCTACTGGCACCAAGAGTGCGGCATCTTCTTCTGTAGGTCGTGATATAGCAGCGAAAGCACTAGCGAACGGTATCACTGAAGTTGTTTTCGACAGAGGTGGTTATCTATACCATGGTCGTGTTAAATCATTAGCAGAAGGGGCCCGTGAAGCGGGTTTAAAATTCTAA
- the rpsE gene encoding 30S ribosomal protein S5: protein MSKLNIRSIKASEIELKERVVAINRVAKVVKGGRRFSFSAIVVVGDGNGVVGYGLGKANEVTDAIAKGIDDAKKNLVRVPMYKHTVPHPMEGKFSGGFVLIKPAAPGTGVLAGGAMRAVLESAGIKDVLAKSKGSSNPHNVVKATFDALSKMRDPLVVAQQRGISLQRVFNG, encoded by the coding sequence ATGTCTAAATTAAATATTAGAAGCATCAAGGCAAGCGAAATCGAGCTAAAGGAGCGCGTAGTAGCTATCAACCGTGTTGCCAAAGTGGTAAAGGGTGGTAGAAGATTCAGCTTCTCTGCCATTGTGGTTGTAGGTGATGGTAATGGTGTAGTGGGTTACGGTTTAGGGAAAGCAAATGAGGTAACTGATGCAATAGCAAAGGGAATTGATGATGCTAAGAAGAACCTGGTTCGCGTACCAATGTACAAGCATACAGTACCTCACCCTATGGAAGGCAAATTCTCTGGTGGTTTTGTCTTGATTAAGCCAGCTGCCCCAGGAACTGGTGTTCTTGCTGGTGGTGCTATGAGAGCTGTTTTGGAAAGTGCCGGGATCAAAGATGTATTGGCAAAATCAAAAGGATCTTCTAACCCACATAATGTGGTGAAGGCAACTTTTGATGCTTTATCAAAAATGCGCGATCCTTTGGTAGTTGCTCAGCAACGCGGTATCAGTTTACAACGTGTATTCAACGGGTAA
- the rpmD gene encoding 50S ribosomal protein L30, giving the protein MASVEITQVKSIIDRPERQKQTMKALGLGKINKTVTKELTPQIAGMVNSVQHLVSIKEV; this is encoded by the coding sequence ATGGCAAGTGTAGAAATCACCCAGGTAAAAAGTATTATTGACCGTCCTGAAAGACAGAAGCAGACAATGAAAGCTTTAGGTTTAGGCAAAATCAATAAGACAGTTACTAAAGAGTTAACCCCACAAATTGCTGGTATGGTTAACAGTGTACAACATTTAGTATCAATCAAGGAAGTCTAA
- the rplO gene encoding 50S ribosomal protein L15 — protein MNLSNLKPAEGSVKDRKRIGRGTGSGRGGTSTRGHKGAKSRSGYSSKAGFEGGQMPLVRRVPKFGFKNINRVEYTAVNLDVLQNLASKAGASVIDFAFLRANGLASKNDNIKVLGRGELTSSIEVHAHAFSQTAVEAIEKAGGKVVTL, from the coding sequence ATGAATCTAAGTAATTTAAAGCCTGCGGAAGGATCTGTTAAGGATCGTAAAAGAATTGGTCGTGGTACCGGTTCTGGTAGAGGTGGAACTTCTACCCGCGGACATAAAGGAGCTAAGTCTCGCTCAGGTTATTCTTCTAAGGCAGGCTTTGAAGGCGGTCAGATGCCTTTAGTACGTAGAGTACCAAAGTTCGGTTTTAAGAATATCAATCGGGTGGAGTACACAGCTGTTAACCTTGATGTGTTACAAAACCTGGCTTCTAAAGCTGGGGCTTCTGTTATTGACTTTGCTTTCTTGCGTGCAAACGGTTTGGCTTCAAAGAATGATAACATTAAAGTTCTAGGAAGAGGTGAATTGACTTCTTCTATTGAAGTACATGCTCATGCTTTCTCACAGACAGCAGTTGAAGCAATTGAAAAAGCAGGCGGCAAGGTAGTGACTCTGTAG
- the secY gene encoding preprotein translocase subunit SecY, which yields MKKLISTIKNIFAIEDLRVRILNTLGFIAIFRLGSYIVLPGIDPTQLKGDTEGILGLLDTFLGGAFSNASIFALGIMPYISASIVLQLLTIAVPYFQKLQKEGESGRKKINQYTRVLTIIITLAQSVGFLATINANAIDPSVAGPLFTISSMIILTGGTMFCMWLGEKITDKGIGNGISMLIMIGIVSRLPGALVGEAMALGLGKSLIFIIELIVLFFVVMSVVMLTQAIRRIPVQYAKQVGGTASLQAGQRQFIPLKVNAAGVMPIIFAQSLMFLPGMIASFWRNESDIANEIGNVFSDYTSWQYNVSFAVLIIIFTFFYTAISVNPNQISDDLKRSGGFVPGVKPGLATSEYIDEVLTRITFPGALFLAIVAILPSIAMLFGVTREFAAFFGGTSLIILVGVVLDTLNQIESYLLMRHYDGMMKSGKLRGRSKNIAVAS from the coding sequence ATGAAGAAGCTGATTTCTACGATTAAGAATATTTTTGCAATTGAAGATTTGCGAGTAAGAATCCTAAATACTTTAGGATTCATCGCAATTTTCAGGTTAGGCTCATATATCGTTTTACCTGGTATTGATCCTACCCAGCTAAAAGGTGATACAGAAGGAATATTAGGCTTATTAGATACCTTTTTAGGTGGTGCATTTAGCAATGCATCCATTTTTGCATTGGGTATTATGCCATATATTTCCGCTTCCATCGTTTTACAGCTTCTGACTATTGCAGTTCCTTATTTCCAGAAGTTGCAGAAAGAAGGAGAATCTGGTAGAAAGAAAATTAACCAGTATACCCGAGTTCTCACTATTATCATTACTTTAGCTCAATCTGTAGGATTCTTAGCTACCATTAATGCCAACGCCATTGATCCTTCTGTGGCAGGTCCTCTCTTTACCATTTCATCTATGATAATTCTTACCGGCGGAACTATGTTCTGTATGTGGTTAGGAGAGAAAATCACAGATAAAGGCATTGGGAATGGTATCTCTATGTTGATTATGATTGGTATAGTGTCAAGGCTCCCTGGTGCATTGGTAGGTGAAGCTATGGCGCTTGGATTAGGCAAATCTCTTATCTTCATTATAGAGCTAATTGTTCTTTTCTTTGTAGTGATGAGTGTAGTAATGCTTACTCAGGCTATCCGGAGAATTCCAGTACAATACGCTAAACAAGTAGGTGGTACAGCTTCTTTGCAAGCAGGTCAGCGTCAGTTCATTCCTTTAAAGGTTAACGCTGCCGGAGTAATGCCCATCATTTTCGCTCAATCTTTGATGTTCCTTCCAGGTATGATTGCGTCGTTCTGGAGAAATGAAAGTGATATCGCGAATGAAATAGGAAATGTATTTTCTGATTATACTTCTTGGCAATACAATGTTTCCTTCGCAGTGTTGATTATTATTTTCACTTTCTTCTATACAGCTATCAGTGTAAATCCTAATCAGATTTCTGATGACTTGAAAAGAAGCGGGGGATTTGTTCCCGGTGTTAAACCAGGATTAGCCACTTCAGAATATATTGATGAGGTGTTGACCAGAATCACTTTCCCTGGGGCATTGTTTTTAGCTATTGTGGCTATTCTTCCTTCCATTGCCATGTTATTTGGGGTGACAAGAGAGTTTGCTGCCTTCTTTGGAGGGACCTCCTTAATTATTTTGGTGGGAGTTGTTCTAGATACTCTGAACCAAATAGAAAGCTATCTTCTCATGCGTCATTATGACGGTATGATGAAGTCTGGTAAACTTAGAGGCCGTTCTAAAAACATTGCGGTAGCATCGTAA
- the map gene encoding type I methionyl aminopeptidase, which yields MVVYKTEEDIEQIRQSANILSQVHGVIASNIAEGVSTLKLDALAEEFISDHGGSPSFKGYNGFKHSLCISLNSAVVHGIPSDYTLQSGDIVSIDCGVFFKGFHSDSAYTHAIGIVDPEIKALLLHTKESLYKGIEWAVAGARIGDIGFAVQSHVEQFGYGVVRELVGHGLGRSLHEGPEVPNYGKRGQGMKLQEGLVLAIEPMVNLGTRHVVQENDGWTIRTRDKKPSAHFEHTVVVRKGQAEILTTFDYIEKAQN from the coding sequence ATGGTTGTTTACAAAACGGAAGAAGATATTGAGCAGATAAGGCAAAGTGCAAACATCCTCAGCCAGGTTCATGGTGTTATAGCCAGTAACATTGCTGAGGGTGTTAGTACTTTAAAATTAGATGCGCTGGCAGAGGAATTTATTTCTGATCATGGCGGTTCTCCTTCCTTTAAAGGATACAATGGGTTTAAACACAGTCTTTGTATTAGTTTAAATTCAGCAGTTGTCCACGGGATTCCCAGCGATTATACTCTTCAGTCTGGAGATATTGTCTCTATAGATTGTGGAGTTTTTTTTAAAGGGTTCCATAGTGACAGTGCCTACACCCATGCAATAGGGATTGTGGATCCTGAAATAAAAGCGTTACTTTTGCACACCAAAGAATCTTTGTATAAAGGAATTGAGTGGGCAGTAGCAGGTGCCAGAATCGGAGACATAGGCTTTGCTGTTCAATCGCACGTGGAGCAGTTTGGTTATGGCGTGGTTCGTGAGTTGGTAGGTCATGGTTTAGGACGCAGTTTGCATGAAGGTCCAGAGGTTCCGAATTATGGAAAGCGCGGACAAGGAATGAAATTGCAGGAAGGCCTTGTATTAGCCATTGAGCCGATGGTGAATTTAGGGACCAGGCATGTCGTGCAGGAGAATGATGGCTGGACCATCAGGACGCGCGACAAGAAGCCCTCGGCCCATTTTGAGCATACAGTTGTTGTTAGGAAAGGTCAGGCAGAGATCTTGACTACTTTTGATTACATAGAAAAAGCACAGAACTAA
- the infA gene encoding translation initiation factor IF-1, translating to MAKQSSIEQDGTIIEALSNAMFRVELENGHQVIAHISGKMRMHYIKILPGDRVKLEMSPYDLSKGRIVYRYK from the coding sequence ATGGCTAAACAGTCTTCCATCGAACAAGACGGTACCATCATTGAAGCGCTATCAAACGCAATGTTTCGCGTTGAATTAGAAAATGGCCATCAGGTTATTGCTCACATCTCTGGTAAAATGAGAATGCACTACATTAAGATTTTACCAGGCGACAGAGTAAAATTGGAAATGTCTCCTTACGACCTTAGTAAAGGTAGAATAGTTTACAGATACAAATAA
- the ykgO gene encoding type B 50S ribosomal protein L36: protein MKVKASVKKRSEDCKVIRRKGKLYVINKKNPRYKQRQG from the coding sequence ATGAAAGTAAAAGCGTCAGTTAAGAAGCGCAGTGAAGACTGCAAAGTGATCAGACGTAAAGGCAAGCTTTACGTGATCAACAAGAAAAATCCACGTTATAAACAAAGACAAGGTTAA
- the rpsM gene encoding 30S ribosomal protein S13: protein MARIAGVDIPDNKRGEIALTYIFGIGRKLSQSILVKAGVDLDKKVKDWTEEEAGEIRNVISSEHKVEGVLRSEVQLHIKRLMDIGSYRGLRHRKGLPVRGQRTKNNTRTRKGKRKTVANKKKASK from the coding sequence ATGGCTAGAATAGCAGGAGTTGATATTCCAGATAACAAAAGAGGCGAAATCGCTTTGACGTACATTTTCGGTATTGGCCGGAAATTGTCACAGTCTATTTTGGTGAAGGCTGGGGTGGATCTTGACAAGAAGGTAAAAGATTGGACAGAGGAAGAAGCCGGTGAAATCCGTAACGTTATTTCTTCTGAGCACAAAGTAGAAGGTGTTCTTCGTTCTGAAGTGCAGCTACACATCAAGCGATTGATGGATATTGGTAGCTACCGCGGTTTACGTCACAGGAAAGGTTTACCAGTTAGAGGTCAGAGAACCAAAAACAACACCAGAACCCGTAAGGGCAAGCGTAAGACTGTTGCAAACAAGAAGAAGGCATCTAAATAA
- the rpsK gene encoding 30S ribosomal protein S11: MAQKRKDKAKKRVVVVEPVGQVHIKASFNNIIISVTNINGQVISWASAGKMGFKGSKKNTPYAAQMAAADCGKVAYEAGMRKAEVFVKGPGAGRESAIRTMQNVGIEITSIKDVTPLPHNGCRPPKRRRV, translated from the coding sequence ATGGCTCAGAAGAGAAAAGATAAAGCCAAGAAGCGCGTGGTTGTGGTGGAGCCTGTTGGTCAGGTTCACATCAAAGCGTCATTTAACAACATCATTATTTCCGTTACCAATATTAATGGCCAGGTTATTTCTTGGGCATCTGCTGGTAAAATGGGATTCAAAGGGTCTAAGAAAAATACTCCTTACGCTGCCCAGATGGCAGCCGCTGATTGCGGAAAAGTAGCCTATGAGGCTGGTATGCGCAAAGCAGAAGTTTTTGTGAAAGGCCCGGGAGCTGGACGTGAGTCCGCTATCCGTACCATGCAAAACGTGGGTATTGAAATCACCTCTATCAAAGACGTGACCCCACTTCCGCACAATGGTTGCCGTCCTCCAAAACGCAGAAGAGTTTAA